From one Streptomyces sp. SCSIO 30461 genomic stretch:
- the pth gene encoding aminoacyl-tRNA hydrolase, translated as MTTDAAAPWLVVGLGNPGPDYAGNRHNVGFMVADLLAERMGGKFKRATKAQAQVLEGRIGPPGPANRRVILAKPMSYMNLSGGPVAALRDFYKIPVDHIVAVHDELDIDFGVLRLKLGGGDNGHNGLKSMTKAMGADYHRVRFGIGRPPGRMQVADFVLKDFSSTERKELGYFVDRAADSVECLVSEGLERAQGTYNS; from the coding sequence ATGACGACGGACGCGGCGGCTCCCTGGCTGGTCGTCGGGCTCGGCAATCCCGGGCCGGACTACGCGGGCAACCGCCACAATGTGGGGTTCATGGTGGCCGATCTGCTCGCCGAGCGGATGGGCGGGAAGTTCAAGCGGGCGACGAAGGCTCAGGCGCAGGTGCTGGAGGGACGGATCGGTCCTCCGGGTCCGGCGAACCGCCGGGTGATCCTGGCGAAGCCGATGTCGTACATGAACCTGTCGGGCGGCCCGGTGGCGGCGCTGCGGGACTTCTACAAGATCCCGGTGGACCACATCGTGGCCGTGCACGACGAGCTGGACATCGACTTCGGGGTGCTGCGGCTGAAGCTCGGTGGTGGGGACAACGGCCACAACGGGCTGAAGTCGATGACGAAGGCGATGGGCGCCGACTACCACCGGGTGCGGTTCGGTATCGGGCGTCCGCCGGGACGGATGCAGGTGGCGGACTTCGTGCTGAAGGATTTCTCGTCGACCGAGCGGAAGGAGCTGGGCTACTTCGTGGACCGGGCGGCGGACTCGGTGGAGTGTCTGGTGTCGGAGGGCCTGGAGCGGGCGCAGGGCACGTACAACTCCTGA
- a CDS encoding 50S ribosomal protein L25/general stress protein Ctc codes for MSEVKITAEVRSEFGKGAARRIRREDKVPGVLYGHGSDPIHVTLPGHELLMALRTPNVLLALDIEGKKELAIPKAAQRDPLKGFLEHVDLLLVKRGEKVTVEVPVHAEGELAPGGNLLEHVLNALPVEAEATHIPESFTVSVEGLEAGASVVAKDVELPKGVTLAVDEDAVVLQVLAAQAEEPAAEGEEAAEAEAAPAEGAEG; via the coding sequence ATGTCCGAGGTGAAGATCACCGCCGAGGTCCGCAGCGAGTTCGGCAAGGGCGCTGCCCGCCGCATCCGTCGCGAGGACAAGGTCCCCGGCGTTCTGTACGGCCACGGTTCGGACCCGATCCACGTCACGCTGCCGGGTCACGAGCTGCTGATGGCGCTGCGTACCCCGAACGTCCTGCTGGCGCTGGACATCGAGGGCAAGAAGGAGCTGGCGATCCCGAAGGCCGCGCAGCGTGACCCGCTGAAGGGCTTCCTGGAGCACGTCGACCTGCTGCTGGTGAAGCGCGGCGAGAAGGTCACCGTCGAGGTGCCGGTGCACGCCGAGGGCGAGCTGGCTCCGGGTGGCAACCTGCTGGAGCACGTGCTGAACGCGCTGCCGGTCGAGGCCGAGGCGACCCACATCCCCGAGTCGTTCACGGTGTCCGTCGAGGGCCTGGAGGCCGGTGCCTCCGTCGTGGCGAAGGATGTCGAGCTGCCCAAGGGTGTCACCCTGGCCGTCGACGAGGACGCTGTGGTCCTTCAGGTTCTGGCCGCGCAGGCGGAGGAGCCGGCTGCCGAGGGCGAGGAGGCCGCGGAGGCCGAGGCCGCTCCCGCTGAGGGCGCCGAGGGCTGA
- a CDS encoding ribose-phosphate diphosphokinase — translation MTGIKTTGEKKMMLFSGRAHPELAEEVAHQLGVGLVPTRAFDFANGEIYVRFQESARGADCFLIQSHTAPINKWIMEQLIMIDALKRASARSITVIVPFYGYARQDKKHRGREPISARLVADLMKTAGADRILAIDLHTDQIQGFFDGPVDHLFALPLLADYVGAKVDRSKLTVVSPDAGRVRVADRWCDRLDAPLAIVHKRRDKDVANQVTVHEVVGNVEGRVCVLVDDMIDTGGTICAAADALFAHGAEDVIVTATHGVLSGPAADRLKNSKVSEFVFTNTLPDPGNLELDKITVLSIAPTIASAVREVFEDGSVTSLFEEQ, via the coding sequence GTGACCGGGATCAAGACGACCGGCGAGAAGAAGATGATGCTCTTCTCCGGCCGCGCCCACCCCGAGCTGGCGGAGGAGGTTGCGCACCAGTTGGGTGTGGGCCTGGTGCCGACCCGGGCGTTCGATTTCGCCAATGGTGAGATCTACGTCCGTTTTCAGGAGTCGGCGCGTGGAGCGGATTGCTTTCTGATCCAGAGCCACACGGCTCCCATCAACAAGTGGATCATGGAGCAGTTGATCATGATCGATGCTCTGAAGCGGGCTTCGGCCCGGAGCATCACCGTGATCGTCCCGTTCTACGGCTACGCCCGTCAGGACAAGAAGCACCGGGGTCGTGAGCCGATCTCGGCACGGCTCGTGGCGGATCTGATGAAGACGGCGGGTGCGGACCGGATTCTCGCGATCGATCTGCACACGGACCAGATCCAGGGCTTCTTCGACGGCCCGGTGGACCATCTGTTCGCACTGCCGCTGCTGGCGGACTACGTGGGCGCGAAGGTCGACCGCTCGAAGCTGACGGTCGTGTCTCCGGACGCGGGCCGGGTGCGGGTGGCAGACCGTTGGTGCGACCGTCTGGACGCTCCGCTGGCGATCGTGCACAAGCGGCGCGACAAGGACGTGGCGAATCAGGTGACGGTCCATGAGGTGGTCGGCAATGTCGAGGGCCGGGTGTGCGTGCTGGTCGACGACATGATCGACACGGGTGGCACGATCTGTGCGGCTGCTGACGCGCTGTTCGCACACGGCGCCGAGGACGTGATCGTGACGGCGACGCACGGTGTGCTGTCGGGTCCGGCCGCCGACCGGCTGAAGAACTCGAAGGTGAGCGAGTTCGTGTTCACGAACACGCTGCCGGATCCGGGCAATCTGGAGCTGGACAAGATCACGGTGCTGTCGATCGCTCCGACGATCGCGAGTGCCGTGCGTGAGGTGTTCGAGGACGGTTCGGTGACGAGCCTCTTCGAGGAGCAGTAA
- the glmU gene encoding bifunctional UDP-N-acetylglucosamine diphosphorylase/glucosamine-1-phosphate N-acetyltransferase GlmU: MSANRPAAVVVLAAGEGTRMKSKTPKVLHDIAGRSLVGHVVSAARELDPQDLVVVVGHASEQVKEHLSAHFPGTRTAYQAEQNGTGHAVRMALGELGHAPQGTVVVVCGDTPLLSGETLGALVATHAADGNAVTVLSAEVPDATGYGRIVRDAASGAVTAIVEHKDASDAERAILEINSGVFAFDGQLLADALGKVRTDNVQGEEYLTDVLGILREAGHRVGASVAGDHREILGINNRLQLTEARGLLNRRLLERAMLAGVTVVDPSSVLVDVSVTFEPDAVVHPGTQLLGATHICGDAEVGPNTRLRDTTVGSGARVDNTVAESAVIGEGASVGPFAYLRPGTRLGVRAKAGTYVEMKNASIGEGTKVPHLSYVGDATIGDFTNIGAASVFVNYDGESKHHTTIGSHCKTGSDNMFVAPVTVGDGAYTAAGSVITKDVPPGSLAVARGQQRNIEGWVARKRPGSAAAQAAAEAGRQFSDEG, translated from the coding sequence GTGAGCGCCAACCGCCCGGCAGCCGTCGTCGTCCTCGCAGCGGGTGAGGGCACCCGCATGAAGTCGAAGACCCCCAAGGTCCTCCATGACATCGCCGGGCGTTCGCTCGTCGGGCATGTCGTCTCCGCCGCCCGCGAGCTGGACCCGCAGGATCTCGTCGTCGTGGTCGGCCACGCGAGCGAGCAGGTCAAGGAGCACCTGTCGGCGCATTTCCCGGGTACGCGGACGGCCTACCAGGCGGAGCAGAACGGCACCGGCCACGCGGTGCGGATGGCGCTCGGTGAGTTGGGGCACGCACCCCAGGGGACCGTGGTGGTCGTCTGCGGTGACACTCCACTGCTGTCCGGTGAGACGCTCGGCGCGCTGGTCGCGACGCATGCCGCGGACGGCAATGCGGTGACGGTGCTGTCCGCCGAGGTGCCGGATGCCACCGGGTACGGCCGGATCGTACGTGACGCCGCGTCGGGTGCGGTGACGGCGATCGTGGAGCACAAGGACGCGAGTGACGCGGAGCGCGCGATCCTGGAGATCAATTCCGGGGTGTTCGCGTTCGACGGCCAGTTGCTGGCGGACGCGCTGGGCAAGGTGCGTACGGACAATGTGCAGGGCGAGGAGTACCTCACCGATGTGCTGGGCATTCTTCGTGAGGCGGGGCACCGGGTGGGTGCGTCGGTGGCGGGTGATCACCGGGAGATCCTGGGGATCAACAACCGTCTGCAGTTGACTGAGGCTCGTGGGCTGCTGAATCGGCGGCTGCTGGAGCGGGCGATGCTGGCGGGTGTGACGGTGGTCGATCCGTCGTCGGTGCTGGTGGACGTCTCGGTGACGTTCGAGCCTGACGCGGTGGTTCATCCGGGTACGCAGCTTCTGGGTGCCACGCATATCTGTGGGGATGCCGAGGTGGGTCCGAACACCCGGTTGAGGGACACGACGGTGGGCAGCGGCGCACGCGTGGACAACACGGTGGCGGAGTCGGCTGTGATCGGTGAGGGCGCGTCGGTGGGGCCGTTCGCGTATCTGCGTCCGGGTACGCGCTTGGGTGTGCGGGCGAAGGCCGGTACGTATGTGGAGATGAAGAACGCGTCGATCGGCGAGGGGACGAAGGTTCCGCATCTGTCGTACGTGGGTGATGCGACGATCGGCGATTTCACGAACATCGGCGCGGCGAGTGTGTTCGTGAACTACGACGGCGAGTCGAAGCATCACACGACGATCGGTTCACATTGCAAGACGGGTTCGGACAACATGTTTGTTGCCCCTGTCACAGTGGGGGACGGTGCGTACACCGCCGCCGGCTCGGTGATCACCAAGGATGTGCCCCCGGGTTCGCTGGCCGTGGCCCGTGGCCAGCAGCGGAATATCGAGGGTTGGGTCGCCCGCAAGCGGCCCGGGAGCGCTGCAGCGCAGGCGGCTGCCGAGGCGGGCCGTCAGTTCAGCGACGAAGGCTGA
- a CDS encoding histidine kinase — translation MTTTGAHQDSAGTSARSWLWWGRRRSAVLDVGLGLVSAAECALEGVRFAQAAGLAVPLGVLFGLVAGSVLVLRRRWPASVVLVSIAITPAEMGFVMAIVGLYTLAASEAPRRIIVALSGMSLLGTLIVTFVRTRQDVGADFDPGFWYVPLVSLVMSVGLTAPPLLLGLYVGARRRLMESLRERAVSLEQELSLLADRAEQQAQWARTEERTRIAREMHDVVAHRVSLMVVHAAALQAVALKDPQKAVRNAALVGDMGRQALTELREMLGVLRADDAGGAGGVAGGRPAAVGRAVAAPPVPLAAVREAAAAAAVAAAEGPSLADLEPLVEQSRLAGMAVELVVQGEVGRPYRAVVEQTAYRVVQEALTNVHKHAAGARTWVRVAHRVGEIAMQVENGPSECGVADAGLPSGGNGLVGMRERVSALGGVFLSGPTDAGGFRVSAVLPSA, via the coding sequence ATGACCACAACGGGGGCACACCAGGACTCGGCGGGCACCAGTGCCCGGTCCTGGCTGTGGTGGGGGAGACGGCGCAGTGCGGTGCTGGATGTGGGCCTGGGGCTCGTGTCCGCTGCGGAGTGTGCGCTGGAGGGGGTGCGCTTCGCGCAGGCGGCAGGGCTTGCGGTGCCGCTCGGGGTGCTCTTCGGGTTGGTCGCCGGGTCGGTGCTGGTGTTGCGGCGGCGGTGGCCGGCGAGTGTGGTGCTGGTTTCGATCGCGATCACGCCCGCGGAGATGGGCTTCGTGATGGCCATCGTCGGGCTGTACACGCTCGCCGCGTCCGAGGCGCCGCGGCGGATCATCGTCGCCTTGTCGGGGATGTCCCTGCTGGGGACGTTGATCGTGACGTTTGTGCGGACTCGGCAGGACGTGGGGGCGGATTTCGATCCGGGGTTCTGGTACGTGCCGCTGGTGTCGCTTGTCATGTCGGTGGGGCTGACGGCGCCGCCGTTGCTCTTGGGGCTGTATGTGGGGGCGCGGCGCCGGCTGATGGAGAGTCTGCGGGAGCGGGCGGTCAGTCTTGAGCAGGAGCTGTCGTTGCTGGCGGATCGTGCGGAGCAGCAGGCTCAGTGGGCGCGTACGGAGGAGCGGACGCGGATCGCGCGTGAGATGCACGACGTGGTGGCGCATCGCGTGAGTCTGATGGTGGTGCATGCGGCGGCGTTGCAGGCGGTGGCTCTGAAGGATCCGCAGAAGGCGGTGCGGAACGCGGCGCTGGTGGGGGATATGGGCCGGCAGGCGTTGACGGAGTTGCGGGAGATGCTGGGCGTGCTGCGTGCGGATGACGCGGGCGGCGCCGGTGGTGTGGCCGGTGGGCGTCCGGCGGCTGTGGGGCGTGCGGTCGCGGCGCCGCCGGTGCCGCTGGCCGCGGTGCGGGAGGCGGCCGCTGCGGCTGCTGTGGCGGCGGCGGAGGGTCCTTCGCTGGCGGATCTGGAGCCGTTGGTGGAGCAGTCCCGGTTGGCGGGGATGGCTGTGGAGCTGGTGGTGCAGGGCGAGGTGGGGCGTCCGTATCGCGCGGTGGTGGAGCAGACGGCGTACCGGGTGGTGCAGGAGGCTTTGACGAACGTCCACAAGCATGCGGCGGGGGCGCGCACGTGGGTGCGGGTGGCGCATCGTGTGGGAGAGATCGCGATGCAGGTGGAGAACGGCCCGTCGGAGTGTGGTGTGGCTGATGCCGGTCTGCCGAGTGGCGGCAACGGTCTGGTCGGGATGCGGGAGCGGGTGTCGGCCTTGGGCGGGGTGTTCCTGTCGGGGCCTACGGACGCGGGTGGTTTCCGGGTGTCGGCGGTGTTGCCTTCGGCGTGA
- a CDS encoding SUKH-3 domain-containing protein — protein MTEHNSTRFPISVDAALRQAGWQPGRWDIKQAEHWADALRDHQPPAGHRHSVFPAAVEAWAEFGALHITPPGRGRQIAPTTIRFDPLAGLHLARTLGDLGRALDTRLAPLGEEGDAQAVLAIDTEGRVYSLDHTGDWYLGPTVDHALGTLVTGTQPTRLTAP, from the coding sequence GTGACCGAGCACAACAGCACCCGCTTCCCCATATCCGTCGACGCCGCCCTGCGCCAAGCCGGCTGGCAACCCGGACGCTGGGACATCAAGCAAGCCGAGCACTGGGCCGACGCGCTACGCGACCACCAACCCCCAGCCGGCCACCGCCACAGCGTCTTCCCCGCCGCTGTCGAAGCCTGGGCCGAATTCGGCGCCCTCCACATCACCCCGCCCGGACGGGGCCGCCAGATCGCACCCACCACCATCCGCTTCGACCCACTCGCCGGACTCCACCTCGCCCGCACCCTCGGCGACCTCGGCCGCGCCCTCGACACGCGACTCGCGCCACTCGGCGAGGAAGGCGATGCGCAAGCCGTACTCGCCATCGACACCGAAGGGCGCGTCTACAGCCTCGACCACACCGGCGACTGGTACCTCGGCCCCACCGTCGACCACGCGCTCGGCACCCTGGTCACCGGAACCCAGCCGACCCGGCTCACCGCCCCCTGA
- a CDS encoding YwqJ-related putative deaminase, producing the protein MHTAPSGTTTGDPRLNWSHSHDSAHIPIPRFRRDGILPTVAAALSVRGETLTCTAGRADQPPTLHPLVQDFIDTLTSGQRERFTGRCPEAILLSRHLAAAETTRSRRAQRKPLTHSEARRSLKQAKITARRIREDGDPLHGSYAAPCRSCAAMLDHFGVRTVEPAQ; encoded by the coding sequence ATGCACACGGCGCCATCAGGAACGACAACCGGTGACCCACGGCTCAACTGGAGCCACTCACACGACTCCGCGCACATCCCGATCCCGCGCTTCAGACGCGACGGCATACTCCCCACCGTCGCGGCAGCCCTCTCCGTCCGCGGCGAGACCCTCACTTGCACCGCGGGCAGAGCCGACCAGCCACCCACTCTCCACCCCCTGGTACAGGACTTCATCGACACCCTCACCAGCGGCCAGCGGGAACGCTTCACCGGACGCTGCCCCGAGGCGATCCTGCTCTCCCGCCACCTCGCCGCCGCCGAGACCACGCGCTCCAGACGCGCCCAGCGCAAACCCCTCACCCACAGCGAAGCCCGGCGCTCCCTCAAACAAGCGAAGATCACCGCTCGCCGCATACGCGAGGACGGCGACCCTCTCCACGGCAGCTACGCGGCCCCCTGCCGCTCCTGTGCGGCGATGCTCGACCATTTCGGCGTACGGACCGTCGAACCGGCCCAGTAG
- a CDS encoding SMI1/KNR4 family protein — MTTGRQGLGVTPNPRAGGHAEPPNSAYAGQVVHFPDPVRAARYPSGVRVDERGYPDFSPFARAAAEVADPPEGFGVDELRLTDYVSANAALAASGHELWDTIPAVTTPHGWTWHHVADGRRLELVPVEVKALLRHHGGVATAAVDHDKRGTRPLQEFRPVHFGLPKASVSVSEQQMAGAEEDLGYRLPGAYRSFLKAAGGCAPVGVGLDVSLGLLIDQPFFTVRDEAAVNDLVYVNKCLRDHLTKDYLGVAFVQGGLLAVKVRGSASGSVWFCAYDDARDQDGLSVNERVERLLLPCGEDFDAFLSRLAGSPPELETVANLMVDGGFARAVPVAVEG; from the coding sequence ATGACGACAGGTCGGCAAGGGCTGGGGGTCACTCCCAATCCCCGGGCCGGTGGACACGCCGAGCCGCCGAACTCTGCCTACGCCGGGCAGGTCGTGCACTTCCCGGATCCGGTGAGGGCTGCCCGCTACCCCTCGGGGGTGCGGGTGGATGAGCGTGGTTATCCGGATTTCTCACCTTTCGCGCGTGCTGCCGCGGAGGTCGCCGATCCGCCTGAGGGTTTCGGGGTCGATGAACTGCGGCTCACGGACTATGTGTCGGCGAATGCGGCGCTCGCGGCCTCCGGGCACGAGTTGTGGGACACGATTCCGGCGGTGACGACGCCGCATGGCTGGACGTGGCATCACGTGGCGGACGGTCGCCGGCTTGAGCTGGTGCCGGTCGAGGTGAAGGCGCTGCTGAGGCATCACGGTGGTGTCGCGACGGCCGCGGTCGACCATGACAAGCGGGGTACGCGCCCGTTGCAGGAGTTCAGGCCGGTCCATTTCGGGCTGCCGAAGGCGTCGGTCTCCGTGTCCGAGCAGCAGATGGCCGGTGCGGAGGAGGACTTGGGCTATCGCCTCCCCGGCGCGTACCGGTCCTTCCTGAAGGCGGCGGGTGGCTGTGCTCCGGTGGGCGTCGGGCTGGATGTGAGCCTTGGGCTGCTGATCGACCAGCCGTTCTTCACGGTGCGCGACGAGGCCGCGGTCAATGACCTGGTGTATGTGAACAAGTGCCTGAGGGACCATTTGACGAAGGACTACCTGGGTGTCGCATTTGTGCAGGGTGGTCTGCTGGCGGTGAAGGTCCGCGGTAGCGCGTCGGGTTCGGTGTGGTTTTGCGCGTATGACGATGCCCGTGACCAGGACGGTTTGTCGGTGAACGAGCGGGTGGAGCGGCTGCTGCTGCCCTGTGGCGAGGATTTCGACGCCTTCCTGTCGCGTCTGGCGGGTAGTCCGCCGGAGTTGGAGACGGTGGCGAACCTGATGGTGGACGGCGGCTTCGCGCGCGCGGTCCCGGTCGCGGTGGAGGGGTGA
- a CDS encoding SUKH-4 family immunity protein, protein MVTFAQAQERAEEWVNGDVSAQLHREVRVREFELGFVVWAEDRADGPTSDGGRQRLVIARDSGEATLWPGLPVGEVIRRYEEEYGVPRGEEPPAAASPERIDLNQTSFMLSPPEWLQEAAHSLGIPDQRSDADGTSAASGSGGGGAGDPAQAPPVAGGADLEPTGSDRVPPAPAPGPVPAPVPASTADATPWAGTDTSSRPGEAADGTDGSVPLPETVFAPPLSGSDDDDVPPPSVGADLPTALMSGGSGLPPTAVTPAYDVPGRQGAQPLRDQPGRPGEPVDQPPASGAPATRAAGDIADAATSKAVLPPRGTRTARGGEMTPPPPAPPGMPGARPVAAPGGPPPGAPVDDGYVPTQMVPRQVPDGPRSAQPPGPPGPPGPPGPPGPPGAPGTPPGVHHAATMLANPSPNPVHGGPGVPQPPGPPATPSVPGTPPGGVHHEATVLANPNPNPGPNPSPYPVQGPPPMAPAPAPPPYPQPQPPAAYGYPQQPPAGLPTVGPGYQAVLRYRAPDGSEQQLIRRSAPGTPHPEWQIYHELRAMNVPNDQVLELHTELESCELPGGYCARMIRETWPQARITSIASYGRDHASRQGGMRQLLTHQGELHQVADGPARPVPVRAPLPPVQPAPPLPPEGIAQELAGTFGPQGVCRFDQRAVSRQGVPDLVARTLVWAGLPADFGPFFWAQPAQPVVPTLAELAQQRQVRPASDAASYLVVGTDFGKAICVQYGTAHIVAVPVEAGPGGQPVAPQFVNSGLPEFTRCLAMLGRMWRLRFGLDPAQAGRWTVDFQAQLAALDPAALSSPESWWSVLLEQMWDGLI, encoded by the coding sequence ATGGTGACGTTCGCGCAGGCGCAGGAGCGCGCTGAGGAGTGGGTCAACGGCGACGTGTCCGCCCAGCTGCACCGCGAGGTACGCGTCAGGGAGTTCGAACTGGGCTTCGTGGTATGGGCGGAGGACCGCGCCGATGGCCCGACGTCGGACGGCGGTCGGCAGCGGCTGGTGATCGCCCGCGACAGCGGGGAGGCCACGCTGTGGCCCGGCCTGCCGGTGGGCGAGGTGATCCGGCGCTACGAGGAGGAGTACGGCGTTCCGCGGGGTGAGGAGCCTCCGGCTGCCGCTTCGCCTGAGCGTATCGATCTGAACCAGACGTCGTTCATGCTGAGTCCGCCCGAGTGGCTTCAGGAAGCGGCGCACAGTCTGGGCATCCCGGATCAGCGGAGTGATGCCGATGGGACGTCGGCGGCTTCCGGCAGTGGCGGCGGCGGTGCGGGCGACCCCGCGCAGGCGCCGCCGGTGGCGGGGGGTGCGGACCTGGAGCCGACCGGGTCGGACCGGGTGCCGCCCGCACCGGCTCCCGGACCGGTACCGGCTCCCGTGCCCGCCTCGACTGCCGATGCGACTCCTTGGGCGGGGACGGATACGAGTTCCCGCCCCGGTGAGGCCGCTGACGGCACCGACGGGTCGGTGCCGTTGCCCGAGACGGTGTTCGCTCCGCCGTTGTCGGGTTCCGATGACGATGACGTACCGCCGCCTTCGGTCGGCGCGGATCTGCCGACCGCGTTGATGTCCGGTGGCAGCGGGCTGCCGCCGACCGCGGTGACCCCTGCGTACGACGTGCCGGGGCGGCAGGGTGCTCAGCCCCTGAGGGACCAGCCGGGCCGGCCGGGTGAGCCCGTGGACCAGCCGCCCGCGTCCGGGGCGCCTGCCACCCGGGCCGCCGGCGATATCGCCGACGCCGCCACCAGCAAGGCCGTGCTCCCGCCGCGCGGTACGCGTACCGCGCGCGGCGGGGAGATGACGCCTCCGCCACCGGCTCCTCCCGGCATGCCCGGTGCGCGGCCGGTCGCCGCCCCGGGGGGGCCGCCGCCCGGGGCTCCCGTCGACGACGGTTACGTTCCGACGCAGATGGTGCCGCGGCAGGTGCCGGATGGCCCGCGGTCGGCTCAGCCGCCCGGACCGCCCGGACCGCCCGGACCGCCCGGACCGCCCGGACCGCCGGGTGCTCCCGGTACTCCGCCAGGTGTGCACCACGCGGCGACGATGCTGGCCAACCCGAGTCCGAACCCGGTGCACGGCGGTCCTGGCGTGCCCCAGCCTCCGGGGCCTCCTGCCACGCCGTCCGTTCCCGGTACTCCGCCCGGCGGCGTCCACCACGAGGCGACGGTACTGGCGAACCCGAACCCGAACCCGGGCCCGAACCCGAGTCCGTACCCGGTGCAGGGCCCGCCGCCCATGGCTCCGGCTCCCGCACCGCCCCCGTATCCGCAGCCCCAGCCCCCCGCCGCGTACGGGTATCCGCAGCAGCCTCCGGCCGGTCTGCCGACCGTCGGCCCCGGCTACCAGGCCGTGCTGCGCTACCGTGCGCCCGACGGATCCGAGCAGCAGCTGATCCGCCGCTCCGCGCCGGGTACTCCGCACCCGGAGTGGCAGATCTACCACGAGCTGCGCGCCATGAACGTGCCCAACGACCAAGTGCTCGAACTGCACACCGAGCTGGAGTCCTGTGAGCTGCCCGGTGGCTACTGCGCCCGGATGATCCGGGAGACCTGGCCGCAGGCGCGGATCACCAGCATCGCCTCGTATGGCAGGGACCATGCGAGCCGCCAGGGCGGGATGCGGCAGCTGCTCACCCACCAAGGCGAGCTGCACCAGGTCGCGGACGGTCCGGCGCGCCCGGTGCCGGTGCGTGCGCCGCTGCCGCCGGTGCAGCCGGCTCCCCCGCTGCCGCCGGAGGGGATCGCGCAGGAACTGGCGGGGACGTTCGGCCCGCAGGGCGTCTGCCGGTTCGACCAGCGGGCGGTTTCCCGCCAGGGCGTGCCGGATCTGGTGGCGCGCACTCTGGTGTGGGCGGGTCTGCCGGCGGACTTCGGGCCGTTCTTCTGGGCGCAGCCGGCTCAGCCGGTGGTGCCGACGCTGGCTGAGCTGGCCCAGCAGCGCCAGGTGCGGCCTGCGTCGGACGCCGCCTCGTATCTGGTGGTCGGTACCGATTTCGGCAAGGCGATCTGCGTCCAGTACGGCACCGCGCACATCGTCGCGGTTCCGGTGGAGGCGGGTCCCGGCGGTCAGCCGGTGGCCCCGCAGTTCGTGAACAGCGGTCTGCCCGAGTTCACTCGCTGTCTGGCGATGCTGGGCCGGATGTGGCGGCTGCGGTTCGGGCTTGATCCGGCGCAGGCGGGCCGCTGGACGGTCGACTTCCAGGCGCAGCTCGCCGCGCTCGATCCGGCGGCGCTGTCGTCGCCGGAGAGCTGGTGGTCCGTGCTGCTGGAACAGATGTGGGACGGACTGATCTGA